One window of the Trifolium pratense cultivar HEN17-A07 linkage group LG2, ARS_RC_1.1, whole genome shotgun sequence genome contains the following:
- the LOC123906985 gene encoding disease resistance protein RPV1-like isoform X2 has translation MESVKRVFQEIKKKGRVFGSGSSSSQETDIKDLYTLATLVEEIKHQHVLLDRPNKEIDKLLTHIRGHEELLRKGKKLDPWKFNSVIYRELALDVSAAPLDIEKLKREGQLLRYEVFLSFRGEDTRASFISHLYASLQNNGITVFKDDESLQRGDHISTSLMQSIKESRISVIVFSKNYADSQWCLEELMKIMECYRNIRQIVLPLFYDVDPSDVRHQTGEFGKAFQSLLTKTLEKDASRKWRDTLRDATALAGIVLVNSRDENKAIKEIAEKIVHLLDKKDLFIAEKPVGVDSRVEDAIQLLDIQQSNDVLLLGMWGMGGIGKTTIAKAIYNTIGRNFEGRSFVSNVREVWQQPAGKVSLQEQLLSNIFKGTTTKIESIDDGKIKLKDRLSHHRVLIVLDDVDELEQLDALCGNRNWFGKGSRIIITTRNKHIVGRNVVDKIFSNKELDERESTELFEWHAFKQVSPTEEFVAISKNVIMYSGGLPLALEVLGRYLFDRDVKDWEDVLEKLKRIPNDKVHKKLQISYDGLEDDFHKAIFLDIACFFIGMDKNEVIHILNGCGFYAENGINVLVERSLVTIDDENKLRMHDLLRDMGREIICDKPRKEPEERSRLWFHEDVHNVLAGKTGTKAIEGLALKLPRDGAKCYNTKAFTKMKKLRLLQFVGVQLDGDFEYLSKNLRWLSWKGFPLSCIPANFYQGNLVSIELENSNVKVVWKETQRMEKLKILNLSHSHYLTQTPDFSNMPNLEKLVLTDCPMLSKVSHSIGHLSKVLLINLEDCVSLCSLPRSIYKLKSVKTFILAGCKKIKKLEEDLEQMGSLTTLLANNTAITRMPLSILRSKSIGYISLRDYEGLSHDVFPSIIWSWMPPTSALSSLFQTSVAMSFIVSLDIHIPDGSSQELSSIFNNLSWLRSLWVKFGCELQLSEDAKIILDAFYASLSKELESTSDTSQASNMKTSALTQSCSHLHVSESKPSMKSVLIQMGMNCQATNNLKENISQNMNDWLTFNCEGSSVSFEVPQVEGRMLKAIVICIAYSSTPDDIASDCLTNLLVKNYTKATIQLYKREAVSSLGDEEGQRVVSSIEPGNKVEVVVVFENSFIVKKTTIYLIYDEPVAEKVEDSHGIDKKVILSSVEENKCFVGKVSSHAQDKSVIYSSGGENECCVREVSPHAQDKNEPIVEKLEEFLDAQVKNEPTVDIVEFLDAQDKNGEDKEGFVRKVSPQVPLMDDLKQKRRNILMRIWQTVKEWF, from the exons ATGGAGTCGGTGAAACGTGTTtttcaagaaataaaaaaaaaaggtcgaGTGTTTGGTTCAGGTTCCAGTTCCAGTCAAGAAACGGACATAAAAGATTTGTACACTTTGGCAACATTGGTTGAAGAGATTAAACATCAGCATGTTTTGTTGGATCGACCAAACAAAGAGATAGACAAGCTATTGACTCACATAAGAGGACATGAAGAGCTTCTACGAAAAGGAAAGAAACTTGATCCATGGAAGTTTAACTCTGTTATTTACAGAGAGTTAGCTTTGGACGTTTCTGCTGCTCCTTTGGACATTGAAAAGTTGAAACGAGAAGGACAATTATTGAGGTATGAAGTGTTCTTAAGTTTCAGAGGCGAAGACACACGTGCTTCATTCATTTCACATCTATATGCTTCTCTTCAAAACAATGGAATTACTGTTTTTAAAGACGATGAGTCACTACAAAGGGGAGATCACATTTCAACTTCACTAATGCAATCAATCAAAGAGTCTAGAATTTCTGTTATTGTTTTCTCAAAGAACTATGCAGATTCGCAATGGTGTTTGGAGGAGTTGATGAAAATAATGGAATGTTACAGAAACATACGGCAGATAGTCCTGCCACTTTTCTACGATGTTGATCCTTCAGACGTACGTCACCAAACTGGTGAGTTTGGAAAAGCTTTTCAAAGTCTCTTGACCAAAACTTTGGAGAAGGATGCGTCGCGGAAATGGAGGGATACCCTTCGTGATGCTACTGCCCTTGCTGGCATTGTACTCGTAAATTCCAG GGATGAAAATAAGGCCATCAAAGAAATTGCTGAAAAAATTGTTCATTTGCTTGACAAGAAAGACTTGTTCATTGCTGAAAAACCAGTGGGAGTTGATTCTCGAGTGGAAGATGCTATTCAACTGTTAGACATCCAACAATCAAATGATGTACTACTACTTGGGATGTGGGGTATGGGGGGAATCGGAAAAACAACTATTGCTAAAGCCATTTATAACACAATTGGCCGCAATTTTGAAGGCAGAAGCTTCGTTTCAAATGTTAGAGAAGTTTGGCAGCAACCTGCTGGAAAAGTGAGTTTACAAGAACAACTTTTATCCAATATCTTCAAAGGAACGACGACGAAGATAGAAAGTATTGATGAtggaaaaatcaaattaaaggATAGACTTTCTCATCATAGAGTACTTATTGTACTTGACGATGTGGATGAGTTGGAGCAATTGGATGCTTTGTGTGGAAATCGTAATTGGTTTGGTAAAGGGAGTAGAATAATTATCACAACTAGAAACAAGCATATAGTTGGAAGGAATGTAGTCGACAAAATATTCTCAAATAAAGAATTGGATGAAAGAGAATCAACTGAGCTTTTTGAATGGCATGCATTCAAGCAAGTGAGTCCTACAGAAGAATTTGTTGCAATTTCCAAAAATGTAATTATGTATTCTGGAGGGTTGCCGCTAGCTCTAGAAGTCCTTGGACGTTATTTGTTTGATAGGGATGTAAAAGACTGGGAGGATGTATTGGAGAAACTAAAAAGAATTCCCAATGACAAAGTACATAAAAAGTTACAAATAAGCTATGATGGTTTAGAGGATGATTTCCATAAAGCAATATTTCTAGACATAGCTTGTTTCTTTATTGGGATGGACAAAAATGAAGTTATACATATATTAAATGGCTGCGGATTTTATGCAGAAAATGGAATAAATGTCCTTGTTGAGCGGAGCCTAGTAACTATTGATGATGAAAACAAGCTTAGAATGCATGATTTGTTGCGGGATATGGGAAGAGAAATCATTTGTGATAAACCACGAAAGGAGCCTGAGGAGCGTAGTAGGCTGTGGTTTCATGAGGATGTTCATAATGTATTAGCAGGAAAAACC GGAACAAAAGCCATTGAAGGATTAGCTTTGAAGTTGCCAAGAGATGGTGCGAAATGTTATAATACCAAAGCATTTACGAAGATGAAGAAACTCAGGTTGCTTCAATTTGTTGGTGTACAACTTGATGGGGATTTTGAATATCTTTCAAAAAATCTGAGATGGCTTTCTTGGAAGGGATTTCCTTTATCATGCATACCTGCAAACTTTTATCAAGGAAATTTAGTTTCCATTGAGTTGGAAAACAGCAATGTCAAAGTTGTGTGGAAAGAGACCCAg AGGATGGAGAAGCTAAAAATTCTTAATCTTAGTCATTCTCATTATCTGACGCAAACTCCAGACTTTTCGAACATGCCTAATCTTGAAAAGCTAGTACTTACAGATTGTCCAATGCTGTCTAAGGTTTCTCATAGCATTGGACATCTCAGTAAAGTTCTTCTAATAAATTTGGAAGATTGTGTTAGCCTTTGCAGCCTCCCAAGAAGCATCTATAAGTTGAAATCTGTGAAAACTTTCATTCTTGCTGGTTGTAAAAAGATTAAAAAGTTGGAAGAGGACCTGGAACAAATGGGATCTTTAACCACTCTGCTTGCAAATAACACCGCAATAACAAGAATGCCTTTGTCAATATTAAGGTCAAAAAGCATTGGGTATATTTCTTTGCGCGATTATGAAGGACTCTCGCATGATGTATTTCCATCTATCATTTGGTCTTGGATGCCACCAACAAGTGCACTTTCATCCTTATTCCAAACATCCGTTGCCATGTCATTTATTGTGTCTTTAGATATACATATACCAGATGGTAGTTCCCAGGAACTGTCATCTATTTTCAACAATCTTTCATGGCTTCGAAGCCTATGGGTAAAGTTTGGCTGTGAACTTCAACTTTCTGAAGATGCAAAAATCATTTTGGATGCTTTTTACGCCTCACTTTCGAAGGAATTGGAATCGACTTCAGATACTTCCCAAGCATCAAATATGAAAACTTCTGCATTAACTCAAAGCTGCAGTCACTTGCACGTTTCTGAATCAAAACCTTCCATGAAGTCTGTTCTAATACAAATGGGCATGAATTGCCAAGCCACCAATAATCTGAAAGAAAACATTTCACAG AATATGAATGATTGGTTAACCTTCAATTGTGAAGGTTCTTCTGTAAGTTTTGAAGTCCCTCAAGTGGAAGGGCGTATGTTGAAGGCAATAGTAATATGCATTGCCTATTCTTCAACCCCAGATGACATAGCATCAGATTGCCTTACAAACTTGTTGGTGAAAAATTACACAAAGGCCACCATTCAGCTCTATAAAAGAGAGGCAGTATCGTCCTTAGGGGATGAGGAGGGTCAGAGAGTAGTATCAAGTATAGAACCTGGTAACAAAGTGGAAGTAGTTGTTGTTTTTGAAAACAGTTTCAttgtaaagaagacaacaatTTATCTGATATATGATGAACCGGTTGCTGAAAAAGTGGAGGATTCTCATGGAATAGATAAGAAAGTTATTCTTAGCAGtgttgaagaaaacaaatgctTTGTCGGAAAGGTCTCTTCTCATGCGCAAGATAAGAGTGTTATTTATAGTAGTGGTGGAGAAAATGAATGCTGTGTAAGAGAGGTCTCTCCTCATGCACAAGATAAGAATGAACCTATTGTTGAAAAACTGGAAGAGTTTCTTGATGCACAAGTTAAGAATGAACCAACTGTTGATATAGTGGAGTTTCTTGATGCACAAGATAAGAATGGTGAAGACAAGGAAGGATTTGTCAGAAAGGTCTCTCCTCAAGTGCCTCTCATGGATGACTTAAAACAAAAGAGAAGGAACATTCTCATGAGGATATGGCAGACAGTAAAAGAATG GTTTTAA
- the LOC123906985 gene encoding disease resistance protein RPV1-like isoform X1, with amino-acid sequence MESVKRVFQEIKKKGRVFGSGSSSSQETDIKDLYTLATLVEEIKHQHVLLDRPNKEIDKLLTHIRGHEELLRKGKKLDPWKFNSVIYRELALDVSAAPLDIEKLKREGQLLRYEVFLSFRGEDTRASFISHLYASLQNNGITVFKDDESLQRGDHISTSLMQSIKESRISVIVFSKNYADSQWCLEELMKIMECYRNIRQIVLPLFYDVDPSDVRHQTGEFGKAFQSLLTKTLEKDASRKWRDTLRDATALAGIVLVNSRDENKAIKEIAEKIVHLLDKKDLFIAEKPVGVDSRVEDAIQLLDIQQSNDVLLLGMWGMGGIGKTTIAKAIYNTIGRNFEGRSFVSNVREVWQQPAGKVSLQEQLLSNIFKGTTTKIESIDDGKIKLKDRLSHHRVLIVLDDVDELEQLDALCGNRNWFGKGSRIIITTRNKHIVGRNVVDKIFSNKELDERESTELFEWHAFKQVSPTEEFVAISKNVIMYSGGLPLALEVLGRYLFDRDVKDWEDVLEKLKRIPNDKVHKKLQISYDGLEDDFHKAIFLDIACFFIGMDKNEVIHILNGCGFYAENGINVLVERSLVTIDDENKLRMHDLLRDMGREIICDKPRKEPEERSRLWFHEDVHNVLAGKTGTKAIEGLALKLPRDGAKCYNTKAFTKMKKLRLLQFVGVQLDGDFEYLSKNLRWLSWKGFPLSCIPANFYQGNLVSIELENSNVKVVWKETQRMEKLKILNLSHSHYLTQTPDFSNMPNLEKLVLTDCPMLSKVSHSIGHLSKVLLINLEDCVSLCSLPRSIYKLKSVKTFILAGCKKIKKLEEDLEQMGSLTTLLANNTAITRMPLSILRSKSIGYISLRDYEGLSHDVFPSIIWSWMPPTSALSSLFQTSVAMSFIVSLDIHIPDGSSQELSSIFNNLSWLRSLWVKFGCELQLSEDAKIILDAFYASLSKELESTSDTSQASNMKTSALTQSCSHLHVSESKPSMKSVLIQMGMNCQATNNLKENISQNMNDWLTFNCEGSSVSFEVPQVEGRMLKAIVICIAYSSTPDDIASDCLTNLLVKNYTKATIQLYKREAVSSLGDEEGQRVVSSIEPGNKVEVVVVFENSFIVKKTTIYLIYDEPVAEKVEDSHGIDKKVILSSVEENKCFVGKVSSHAQDKSVIYSSGGENECCVREVSPHAQDKNEPIVEKLEEFLDAQVKNEPTVDIVEFLDAQDKNGEDKEGFVRKVSPQVPLMDDLKQKRRNILMRIWQTVKEWLGKHRCC; translated from the exons ATGGAGTCGGTGAAACGTGTTtttcaagaaataaaaaaaaaaggtcgaGTGTTTGGTTCAGGTTCCAGTTCCAGTCAAGAAACGGACATAAAAGATTTGTACACTTTGGCAACATTGGTTGAAGAGATTAAACATCAGCATGTTTTGTTGGATCGACCAAACAAAGAGATAGACAAGCTATTGACTCACATAAGAGGACATGAAGAGCTTCTACGAAAAGGAAAGAAACTTGATCCATGGAAGTTTAACTCTGTTATTTACAGAGAGTTAGCTTTGGACGTTTCTGCTGCTCCTTTGGACATTGAAAAGTTGAAACGAGAAGGACAATTATTGAGGTATGAAGTGTTCTTAAGTTTCAGAGGCGAAGACACACGTGCTTCATTCATTTCACATCTATATGCTTCTCTTCAAAACAATGGAATTACTGTTTTTAAAGACGATGAGTCACTACAAAGGGGAGATCACATTTCAACTTCACTAATGCAATCAATCAAAGAGTCTAGAATTTCTGTTATTGTTTTCTCAAAGAACTATGCAGATTCGCAATGGTGTTTGGAGGAGTTGATGAAAATAATGGAATGTTACAGAAACATACGGCAGATAGTCCTGCCACTTTTCTACGATGTTGATCCTTCAGACGTACGTCACCAAACTGGTGAGTTTGGAAAAGCTTTTCAAAGTCTCTTGACCAAAACTTTGGAGAAGGATGCGTCGCGGAAATGGAGGGATACCCTTCGTGATGCTACTGCCCTTGCTGGCATTGTACTCGTAAATTCCAG GGATGAAAATAAGGCCATCAAAGAAATTGCTGAAAAAATTGTTCATTTGCTTGACAAGAAAGACTTGTTCATTGCTGAAAAACCAGTGGGAGTTGATTCTCGAGTGGAAGATGCTATTCAACTGTTAGACATCCAACAATCAAATGATGTACTACTACTTGGGATGTGGGGTATGGGGGGAATCGGAAAAACAACTATTGCTAAAGCCATTTATAACACAATTGGCCGCAATTTTGAAGGCAGAAGCTTCGTTTCAAATGTTAGAGAAGTTTGGCAGCAACCTGCTGGAAAAGTGAGTTTACAAGAACAACTTTTATCCAATATCTTCAAAGGAACGACGACGAAGATAGAAAGTATTGATGAtggaaaaatcaaattaaaggATAGACTTTCTCATCATAGAGTACTTATTGTACTTGACGATGTGGATGAGTTGGAGCAATTGGATGCTTTGTGTGGAAATCGTAATTGGTTTGGTAAAGGGAGTAGAATAATTATCACAACTAGAAACAAGCATATAGTTGGAAGGAATGTAGTCGACAAAATATTCTCAAATAAAGAATTGGATGAAAGAGAATCAACTGAGCTTTTTGAATGGCATGCATTCAAGCAAGTGAGTCCTACAGAAGAATTTGTTGCAATTTCCAAAAATGTAATTATGTATTCTGGAGGGTTGCCGCTAGCTCTAGAAGTCCTTGGACGTTATTTGTTTGATAGGGATGTAAAAGACTGGGAGGATGTATTGGAGAAACTAAAAAGAATTCCCAATGACAAAGTACATAAAAAGTTACAAATAAGCTATGATGGTTTAGAGGATGATTTCCATAAAGCAATATTTCTAGACATAGCTTGTTTCTTTATTGGGATGGACAAAAATGAAGTTATACATATATTAAATGGCTGCGGATTTTATGCAGAAAATGGAATAAATGTCCTTGTTGAGCGGAGCCTAGTAACTATTGATGATGAAAACAAGCTTAGAATGCATGATTTGTTGCGGGATATGGGAAGAGAAATCATTTGTGATAAACCACGAAAGGAGCCTGAGGAGCGTAGTAGGCTGTGGTTTCATGAGGATGTTCATAATGTATTAGCAGGAAAAACC GGAACAAAAGCCATTGAAGGATTAGCTTTGAAGTTGCCAAGAGATGGTGCGAAATGTTATAATACCAAAGCATTTACGAAGATGAAGAAACTCAGGTTGCTTCAATTTGTTGGTGTACAACTTGATGGGGATTTTGAATATCTTTCAAAAAATCTGAGATGGCTTTCTTGGAAGGGATTTCCTTTATCATGCATACCTGCAAACTTTTATCAAGGAAATTTAGTTTCCATTGAGTTGGAAAACAGCAATGTCAAAGTTGTGTGGAAAGAGACCCAg AGGATGGAGAAGCTAAAAATTCTTAATCTTAGTCATTCTCATTATCTGACGCAAACTCCAGACTTTTCGAACATGCCTAATCTTGAAAAGCTAGTACTTACAGATTGTCCAATGCTGTCTAAGGTTTCTCATAGCATTGGACATCTCAGTAAAGTTCTTCTAATAAATTTGGAAGATTGTGTTAGCCTTTGCAGCCTCCCAAGAAGCATCTATAAGTTGAAATCTGTGAAAACTTTCATTCTTGCTGGTTGTAAAAAGATTAAAAAGTTGGAAGAGGACCTGGAACAAATGGGATCTTTAACCACTCTGCTTGCAAATAACACCGCAATAACAAGAATGCCTTTGTCAATATTAAGGTCAAAAAGCATTGGGTATATTTCTTTGCGCGATTATGAAGGACTCTCGCATGATGTATTTCCATCTATCATTTGGTCTTGGATGCCACCAACAAGTGCACTTTCATCCTTATTCCAAACATCCGTTGCCATGTCATTTATTGTGTCTTTAGATATACATATACCAGATGGTAGTTCCCAGGAACTGTCATCTATTTTCAACAATCTTTCATGGCTTCGAAGCCTATGGGTAAAGTTTGGCTGTGAACTTCAACTTTCTGAAGATGCAAAAATCATTTTGGATGCTTTTTACGCCTCACTTTCGAAGGAATTGGAATCGACTTCAGATACTTCCCAAGCATCAAATATGAAAACTTCTGCATTAACTCAAAGCTGCAGTCACTTGCACGTTTCTGAATCAAAACCTTCCATGAAGTCTGTTCTAATACAAATGGGCATGAATTGCCAAGCCACCAATAATCTGAAAGAAAACATTTCACAG AATATGAATGATTGGTTAACCTTCAATTGTGAAGGTTCTTCTGTAAGTTTTGAAGTCCCTCAAGTGGAAGGGCGTATGTTGAAGGCAATAGTAATATGCATTGCCTATTCTTCAACCCCAGATGACATAGCATCAGATTGCCTTACAAACTTGTTGGTGAAAAATTACACAAAGGCCACCATTCAGCTCTATAAAAGAGAGGCAGTATCGTCCTTAGGGGATGAGGAGGGTCAGAGAGTAGTATCAAGTATAGAACCTGGTAACAAAGTGGAAGTAGTTGTTGTTTTTGAAAACAGTTTCAttgtaaagaagacaacaatTTATCTGATATATGATGAACCGGTTGCTGAAAAAGTGGAGGATTCTCATGGAATAGATAAGAAAGTTATTCTTAGCAGtgttgaagaaaacaaatgctTTGTCGGAAAGGTCTCTTCTCATGCGCAAGATAAGAGTGTTATTTATAGTAGTGGTGGAGAAAATGAATGCTGTGTAAGAGAGGTCTCTCCTCATGCACAAGATAAGAATGAACCTATTGTTGAAAAACTGGAAGAGTTTCTTGATGCACAAGTTAAGAATGAACCAACTGTTGATATAGTGGAGTTTCTTGATGCACAAGATAAGAATGGTGAAGACAAGGAAGGATTTGTCAGAAAGGTCTCTCCTCAAGTGCCTCTCATGGATGACTTAAAACAAAAGAGAAGGAACATTCTCATGAGGATATGGCAGACAGTAAAAGAATGGTTGGGTAAGCATCGGTGCTGTTAG
- the LOC123906988 gene encoding eukaryotic translation initiation factor 3 subunit M-like: protein MTSVVVPTSEEDAALSVVRFISELTWADAGPEAAEREVSRLCKEAEEFIAFGKWLELASLMITSAELIFSKVSEKEVESIFTVICNLVTKTENTDEVMEIVKVITAKLVQQPNEKPAVRLKILINLYTLLETPYCQFYVYLKALNLAVDGKVTEYIIPSFKKIDSFLKEWKIGVPEQRELFLAISNVLKENKSLSKDSFKFLTSYLATFSGEDAHVLSEAKEEAVRAIVDFVKAPDVFQCDLLNLPAVEQLEKDDKYALLYQLLKIFLTQRLDAYLEFHTANSTLLKDYGLVHEECIAKMRLMSLVDLSSDGSGQISYELIRDTLQINDDEVELWVFKAITAKLIDCKMDQMNQVVVVSHHTDRVFGQHQWQTLRTKLAAWRGNISNVISTLQASKTSEDGSQAAQGLVVR, encoded by the exons ATGACGTCGGTGGTGGTTCCTACTTCCGAAGAAGACGCCGCTCTTTCCGTCGTCCGATTCATTTCTGAGCTTACCTGGGCTGATGCTGGTCCCGAG GCTGCTGAGCGTGAAGTTAGCCGACTCTGCAAGGAGGCTGAAGAGTTCATTGCTTTTGGGAAGTGGTTGGAGCTGGCATCGTTGATGATTACTTCTGCTGAATTGATCTTCTCAAAGGTTTCTGAAAAAG AGGTTGAGTCCATCTTCACTGTTATCTGCAATCTTGTTACAAAGACTGAGAATACAGATGAAGTGATGGAGATTGTGAAAGTTATAACTGCAAAATTAGTTCAGCAGCCAAATGAAAAGCCGGCAGTGCGATTGAAGAT TTTGATCAATCTGTATACTCTATTGGAGACTCCATACTGCCAGTTTTATGTCTACTTGAAGGCATTGAATTTAGCTGTTGATGGGAAAGTCACAGAATACATTATTCCTTCATTCAAAAAGATTGACAGCTTCTTGAAAGAGTGGAAAATAGGGGTACCAGAACAGAGAGAACTCTTTCTCGCGATCTCTAATGTTTTGAAGGAAAACAAAAG TTTGTCAAAGGATTCTTTCAAGTTCCTCACCAGTTACCTGGCTACTTTTTCTGGAGAAGATGCACATGTTTTGAGTGAAGCCAAGGAGGAAGCTGTGCGTGCAATTGTTGATTTTGTCAAGGCTCCTGATGTATTCCAG TGTGATTTACTGAACTTGCCTGCTGTTGAGCAACTGGAGAAGGATGACAAATATGCTTTGTTATATCAGCTTCTCAAGATTTTTCTTACTCAGAGGCTTGATGCATACTTAGAATTTCACACTGCAAATTCAACCTTATTGAAAGACTATG GCCTTGTGCATGAAGAATGCATAGCAAAAATGAGATTGATGTCGTTGGTTGATCTCAGCTCTGATGGATCTGGCCAAATTTCGTACGAACTTATCAGGGACACACTTCAG atcaatgatgatgaagttgaaTTATGGGTCTTCAAAGCAATAACGGCAAAGCTAATTGACTGTAAGATGGACCAAATGAACCAAGTTGTAGTTGTTAG TCATCATACTGATCGGGTGTTTGGTCAACATCAATGGCAAACACTGAGAACAAAGCTAGCAGCTTGGAGG GGAAATATTTCAAATGTAATCAGTACTCTTCAGGCCAGCAAAACATCGGAGGATGGGTCCCAGGCAGCCCAAGGTTTGGTAGTTCGCTGA
- the LOC123906989 gene encoding protein SPIRAL1-like 2 — translation MGRGVSSGGGQSSLGYLFGTGETTNNNVQRANNQGEPLSGGRRMQNASVASPAVAASPTSVASPVGVASPARVASPIDKDIPAGIPGCLKNNYHRADGQNCGNFLTDRPSTKVHAAPGGGSSLDYLFGGPPSSN, via the exons ATGGGTCGTGGAGTCAGCAGTGGTGGCGGTCAGAGTTCCTTGGGTTATCTCTTCGGTACTGGAGAGACTACCAACAACAATGTTCAACGTGCAAATAATCAAGGCGAACCTTTAAGTGGCGGCAGGCGTATGCAAAATGCTAGTGTTGCTTCACCAGCTGTTGCTGCTTCACCAACTAGTGTTGCTTCACCAGTTGGCGTTGCTTCACCAGCTAGGGTTGCTTCACCAATCGATAAGGACATTCCAGCTGGAATTCCTGGGTGTCTCAAGAACAATTACCATCGTGCCGATGGACAAAACTGTGGCAACTTCCTCACT GATCGACCATCAACCAAAGTCCATGCTGCCCCCGGTGGCGGATCATCCTTAGATTATCTCTTTGGCGGTCCCCCAAGTAGTAACTAA